The following nucleotide sequence is from Heliomicrobium gestii.
CTCTTTTTGAGTGGATAAGGCTTCCACATCCTTATACAACTGCGAATAGGCCTGTGTGAGCTTCCAAAGCAGCATGCGCTTCTCCATGGGAAGCTGCCCTTGTTTTTTCTCCCACTCCTTCAACACATTTACGGCTTTTTCTGTTTTATCCAGGTTAGCGCGCGCGTCAAGAAGTTTCTTCGCCAGATCGTTGTAGGCCGCCCGTTTTTCCGGGCGAATGCCCACCTCGATTTCCGTTATCGTGGAGTGAAGGGAACCGACGTTCTTTGCGTTGATCTCTTCCCCAGCGCGACAGCGACCGCCGACGATCAAGCCTTTTTTACCGCCAACACTGACGCTTCTTCCGGCATCGACAGTGGAGTGCATGATCCCTTCGCCGACGACAATGTCTCCTCCCGCTTTAACGGTAGCGTTCTCGATAAACCGGGTGATCACATTGCCACTGACATTGACGAGCGATTTTTGTTGCCCCTGAATCCCTTGACGCACCGTGAGGCTTCCGCCAACATTGACCGAACCGCCGTCGATGGAACCGCCCACTTCCAGATCCCCTTCACAGTTGACCTGAAAACCATAGGTGATGGATCCTCGAATAACGATAGATCCGAGAAAATTCAAATTTCCGGAGGAAAAATCTACATCGCCCTTCAGCTCAAAGACGGGATCCACCTGGATTCGTTCGCCATTAAAATACACATGACCGGCGGAGGCTGCCATCAAGATACAACCATCATCGCTGAGCTGTGTGTTTTTTCCGGCTGGTATGCGCACATCCTTGCCTGGACGCGGCCGGATTTCCTTCCCCAGCACCGTAGATCCCAGCACACCCTCTGTCGGAGGGGTGCGGATGGCAAGGATTTCACCAGGCTGAACATTGCGGATTAGATTTAAATTGTAAAAATCGACCCGTCCATCTTCCAACTCAACAGGCCGAATCCGCGTATCCGTATTGACTTTATAATCGATCTTGGCATTTTTGCCATCCTCGGGTGGCTTTCCAGCAGCGACAGTAACTCGTTGACCCGTAAGGATGTGTGTGAGGGCATGGTTGATCTTTTCTTCATCAATACCAAACACAACGCCGGCCTGCTCCATAGCCCGTTTGGCCGCATCCGCTGTAACCGCCTTGCCGCCACGAGGCGGATAGACGACCAGATAAGCCCGCATACCGTCACGATCAATTTCCACCTTCACCTGACCGTCGCGAATAATCTCCTGCTGTGGTTCGGCAATGACGACGTTTTGTTCCATGCGGAAGACCGCTGTACGGATAACTTGCTGGTCTGGGTTGCGGATTTCCCGCTCTTTTACATCGTGGATGACCTCCTCCACGGTAACCGCTCTCCCCATGCCAACAGGCGGAAAAACAGAGAGAACAACCCCCTCCGAACGGTATTCAATCTGATAACAGCCGTGGCGGTTTTCGGAAACAGACACATCGTCCGAAACAATCTCCCTATTGGAACCGCTCACAATCTCACCTCCGGAGGCTCCGATTTTGTCAAAATCGATCAGAGAATTTTCTTTTTCTGCCTCGCCAATTGGCCCCGCAACCGTAACACGGCCTTTGTGTGCAATTGTGAAATGCGCGATTCCGAGACTCCGATCACAGCTCCGATTTCTTTCAACGTCAACCCTTCATAGTAGTAGAGGGCGATCACCGTGCGTTCTTTCTCAGCCAACTTGTCAATGGCGCAGGCGAGCATCTTTCGCGTCTCTTCAAATTCCAAGGCGGCTGTCGGTTCTTCCACCTGATCGTCAGCCAAAGAGTCGATCAGGCGAACCGGATCCCCCTTATCGGAATCAGTCATCCAGTATTCATCGAGAGACATGATGGTAGTCGCTTGCGCGTCCAGCAGCAGTTTGGCAAATTCATTGGCGGTAAGCCCTAAGGCCTGAGCGACTTCCTCATCACTCGCCTCACGACCGAAACGATTGGCAAGTGCAGCATAGGTCTTTTCCAACTCCCGCGTCTTTTGCCGTACAGAAACAGGCACCCAATCCATCGAGCGCAAGCCATCCAGTATAGAGCCACGGATGCGAGCAATCGCATAGGTTTCAAACTTCAATCCACGAGAGGGATCAAACTTCTCAATGGCGTCCATAAGACCAAACACACCATAACTGATCAAGTCATCCCGCTCCACGTTGGATGGGAGACTGATCGCTAACCGGCCGGCGACAAACTTCACCAAAGGGGCATATATCAGGATCAGTTCCTCGCGAGCCGCTGGATCCTTATGATCTTTGTAAGAATTCCAGAGGGCGCCTGCTCTCGCCGTGTCTTTCGCCGGTATAATTATCGTCTCCACCTACCCCGGTCCTGAAATGATTGTTCGAATTGGTTCCGGTCAATCATCCAACTGCATCTTCCGCACGATTTCCGCAGCCCGTGAGGGATCATCAGCCAGCAGCCGGTCCAGATCCGCATCAATCTGCCCAGGCACAAAGGGATTCATCGCAGGAACCTGGACATCGACCCTTTCCCCCTTCGCCCCCCCGTCCCTAGGAACAGCCCGCGCGTTATCATCGTCATCACCGGTAAGAATGCGAGCAAGGTAGTAGATGATCCCATAGGTCAAGGCGCCGACAACCGCTGCAGCGCTAAAACTGCGAAGCAAAAGGGCCGTCCATGAGACAGAGGCGCTAAGGGCGACGATAGCGGTGAGCAGCCAGACAAACGTGGCAAAGGTAATCGTTATCCAAACTTTGGCGCCCCCCAATGTCCTACCTCCCTAAACCGCCTTCTCGCCGCGATCGATAGTGCGAATGTGCAATTTGCCTGTCATCGTATCCAATTCAATGGTTCGTCCGAAATTGCCCCCCGTCTCCCGGGCCAAAAGGGGGATGTTTTCCTGTTTCAATCGCTGAAGGACAGCCTCGGCGTTCCGTTCTCCGATCCGCATCACATCGGACGCGCCGGGAAAGGAAAACATCTGTGCGCCTCCGGCGATCTTCGCCACCAAACGGCTCTTGACAGCGCCCAGTCTGGTCATCTCATCCAGGAGAACGGGGATTGCCGTATCCGCAAACTTGGCCTTGTTTTCGGAACTACGAGCCTGGGTGGATGCAGGCAGCATGATATGGGCCAGTCCTCCGACTTTGGCAACGGCATCATACAAACAGATTCCAATGCAGGATCCAAGACCTGAAGTCATTAGGTTGTCTGGCGCCTTAGATGCCTTCAGGTCGGCCATGCCCACCTTGATCAGCATGCCTCCATCATCCCTTCACACCTGACGCCGCCATGAAAGGCAAGACAATTAATTATCATCATGGGGCGGCAAGCGATGTTTCGATTCCTGCCGCGATTTACCCCTCTTCCGTAGCGGCGAGATCGATGATCTTTTCTAGATTGACAAGAATCAACAAGCGCTCGCCAAGCTTGCCAACGCCATGGATATAGTCAAGATCGACGCTACCACAGAGGCCGGGTGGCGGTTCAACAGCGGTGGAAGGAATGCGTGTCACCTCAGAGACGCCGTCAACGATGATGCCTACGGTGATCTCTTTGACTTTGACGATGATGATGCGTGTCCGCTCTGTCGTTTCCCGCGGAGGTTGTGAGAACCGTTTCCGCAGATCGATGACAGGCACAACATTCCCGCGCAGATTGATGACGCCTTCCACGTAAAATGGAGCTTTGGGCACCCGGGTGATATTCAAAAACCGAATGATTTCCTGGACATAATGGATATCCACAGCATATTCTTCACCGGCCAGCGCGAACGCGACAAGTTGAAGTTCATCGGAAAAATCTTTTTGTTCCACGGCCCTCACCTCCTAAAACAGTGTGCCGACGTCGAGGATCAGAGAAACATGACCATTGCCGAGGATGGCCGCTCCGGCAATGCCGCTGATGCCTTGCAGCAGCTTGCCCGGTGATTTGATGACGATTTCCTGCTGTCCAATCAGTGAATCGACAATCAGACCCGCCTTCTTTTCTCCCTTACGGACGACAACAACATAGAGTTCTTCCGGTGTCTCAGCTATTTTCGGAACCTCTAGGACTTTATCCAAACGGACCAGAGGCAACACGCTGCCGCGCAGCAGGACAACCTCCTGGTTTTGCACGTTTTTAATCTGCGAGGGAACAATGCTTGTCGTCTCATCGATGGTGCCAAGGGGGATGGCGTAGATTTCTTCGCCCACATTGACCAGCAACGCCTGGATGATGGCCAGGGTAAGGGGCAAGCGGATTTTAAACATGGTCCCCGCATTGGGCCTTGTTTCGATCTCCACGGAGCCGCTCAGCGCTTCGATCTTGGTGCGCACTGCGTCAAGACCGACACCACGGCCCGATACGTCGGAGACCTTCTCCGCCGTTGAAAAGCCGGCGAGGAAAATCAGGTTCAGTGCGCCTTGATCATCCAACTGTTCGGCTTCTTTGGCGGTGATCAGGCCTTTTTGCACGGCCTTGTTCCGCAATACCTGCGGATCCATGCCCTTGCCATCGTCATCCACTTCAATGATTACGTTATTGCCTTCATGTTTGGCTACCAGTCGAACAACCGCTTCAACGGGCTTTCCTTTTTGCCGGCGTACCTCGGGAAGTTCAACACCATGGTCGATGGCGTTGCG
It contains:
- a CDS encoding chemotaxis protein CheW; the protein is MEQKDFSDELQLVAFALAGEEYAVDIHYVQEIIRFLNITRVPKAPFYVEGVINLRGNVVPVIDLRKRFSQPPRETTERTRIIIVKVKEITVGIIVDGVSEVTRIPSTAVEPPPGLCGSVDLDYIHGVGKLGERLLILVNLEKIIDLAATEEG
- a CDS encoding DUF342 domain-containing protein, producing the protein MSGSNREIVSDDVSVSENRHGCYQIEYRSEGVVLSVFPPVGMGRAVTVEEVIHDVKEREIRNPDQQVIRTAVFRMEQNVVIAEPQQEIIRDGQVKVEIDRDGMRAYLVVYPPRGGKAVTADAAKRAMEQAGVVFGIDEEKINHALTHILTGQRVTVAAGKPPEDGKNAKIDYKVNTDTRIRPVELEDGRVDFYNLNLIRNVQPGEILAIRTPPTEGVLGSTVLGKEIRPRPGKDVRIPAGKNTQLSDDGCILMAASAGHVYFNGERIQVDPVFELKGDVDFSSGNLNFLGSIVIRGSITYGFQVNCEGDLEVGGSIDGGSVNVGGSLTVRQGIQGQQKSLVNVSGNVITRFIENATVKAGGDIVVGEGIMHSTVDAGRSVSVGGKKGLIVGGRCRAGEEINAKNVGSLHSTITEIEVGIRPEKRAAYNDLAKKLLDARANLDKTEKAVNVLKEWEKKQGQLPMEKRMLLWKLTQAYSQLYKDVEALSTQKESMDSEFEQVAKGRIRVAARLYPGVNIRIGQCTTRIRDPIDFTMIYLDGGELRFSPFA
- the whiG gene encoding RNA polymerase sigma factor WhiG, with the translated sequence METIIIPAKDTARAGALWNSYKDHKDPAAREELILIYAPLVKFVAGRLAISLPSNVERDDLISYGVFGLMDAIEKFDPSRGLKFETYAIARIRGSILDGLRSMDWVPVSVRQKTRELEKTYAALANRFGREASDEEVAQALGLTANEFAKLLLDAQATTIMSLDEYWMTDSDKGDPVRLIDSLADDQVEEPTAALEFEETRKMLACAIDKLAEKERTVIALYYYEGLTLKEIGAVIGVSESRISQLHTKAVLRLRGQLARQKKKIL
- a CDS encoding chemotaxis protein CheD is translated as MLIKVGMADLKASKAPDNLMTSGLGSCIGICLYDAVAKVGGLAHIMLPASTQARSSENKAKFADTAIPVLLDEMTRLGAVKSRLVAKIAGGAQMFSFPGASDVMRIGERNAEAVLQRLKQENIPLLARETGGNFGRTIELDTMTGKLHIRTIDRGEKAV